From the Mangifera indica cultivar Alphonso chromosome 10, CATAS_Mindica_2.1, whole genome shotgun sequence genome, one window contains:
- the LOC123227013 gene encoding E3 ubiquitin-protein ligase SINAT2-like isoform X2, with protein MAPGGSTCKEVIVSHPTVADYDIKAENNCLLAKNSVGLVGKHGIYSNNGVNELLECPVCRSLMYPPIHQCPNGHTLCSNCKNRVHNCCPTCRYDLGNIRCLALEKVAEFLELPCRYQGLGCHDIFPYYSKLKHEQQCRFRPYNCPYAGSECSVMGDIPTLVAHLKNDHKVDVHYGCTFNHRYVKSDPNEVENATWMLNLDSAAS; from the exons ATGGCTCCTGGAGGCAGCACTTGTAAAGAAGTTATTGTGTCTCATCCCACTGTTGCAGACTATGACATTAAGGCGGAAAATAATTGTTTGCTTGCAAAAAATAGTGTTGGTTTGGTTGGAAAACATGGAATTTATTCAAACAATGGTGTGAATGAGCTCCTTGAGTGTCCTGTCTGCAGAAGTTTAATGTACCCCCCAATTCATCAG TGCCCAAATGGACACACTTTATGTTCAAACTGCAAGAATAGAGTACATAATTGCTGCCCAACATGCCGCTATGATCTTGGAAATATCAGGTGTTTGGCTTTGGAAAAAGTTGCGGAATTCTTGGAACTGCCCTGCAGATACCAGGGTTTAGGTTGTCATGACATTTTTCCGTACTACAGCAAGCTCAAGCACGAGCAACAGTGTCGTTTTCGTCCTTACAATTGCCCTTATGCGGGGTCTGAGTGCTCTGTCATGGGTGATATACCAACTCTTGTTGCGCATCTTAAGAATGACCACAAGGTTGATGTGCACTATGGCTGTACGTTCAACCACCGTTATGTCAAATCAGATCCAAATGAAGTTGAAAATGCCACATGGATgttaaat CTTGATTCTGCTGCCTCTTAG
- the LOC123227013 gene encoding E3 ubiquitin-protein ligase SINAT2-like isoform X1, whose protein sequence is MAPGGSTCKEVIVSHPTVADYDIKAENNCLLAKNSVGLVGKHGIYSNNGVNELLECPVCRSLMYPPIHQCPNGHTLCSNCKNRVHNCCPTCRYDLGNIRCLALEKVAEFLELPCRYQGLGCHDIFPYYSKLKHEQQCRFRPYNCPYAGSECSVMGDIPTLVAHLKNDHKVDVHYGCTFNHRYVKSDPNEVENATWMLNVFNCFGRQFCLHFEAFQLGLALVYMAFLRFMGDDNEAKKFSYSLEVGANGRKLTWQGVPRSIRDSHRKVRDSQDGLIIQKNLALYFSGGDSQELKLRVTGRIWKEE, encoded by the exons ATGGCTCCTGGAGGCAGCACTTGTAAAGAAGTTATTGTGTCTCATCCCACTGTTGCAGACTATGACATTAAGGCGGAAAATAATTGTTTGCTTGCAAAAAATAGTGTTGGTTTGGTTGGAAAACATGGAATTTATTCAAACAATGGTGTGAATGAGCTCCTTGAGTGTCCTGTCTGCAGAAGTTTAATGTACCCCCCAATTCATCAG TGCCCAAATGGACACACTTTATGTTCAAACTGCAAGAATAGAGTACATAATTGCTGCCCAACATGCCGCTATGATCTTGGAAATATCAGGTGTTTGGCTTTGGAAAAAGTTGCGGAATTCTTGGAACTGCCCTGCAGATACCAGGGTTTAGGTTGTCATGACATTTTTCCGTACTACAGCAAGCTCAAGCACGAGCAACAGTGTCGTTTTCGTCCTTACAATTGCCCTTATGCGGGGTCTGAGTGCTCTGTCATGGGTGATATACCAACTCTTGTTGCGCATCTTAAGAATGACCACAAGGTTGATGTGCACTATGGCTGTACGTTCAACCACCGTTATGTCAAATCAGATCCAAATGAAGTTGAAAATGCCACATGGATgttaaat GTGTTTAACTGCTTCGGAAGACAATTTTGCTTGCATTTTGAGGCATTTCAGCTTGGCTTGGCGCTGGTCTATATGGCCTTCTTACGGTTTATGGGCGATGATAATGAGGCAAAGAAATTCAGCTACAGTTTGGAAGTTGGTGCCAATGGACGAAAGCTAACATGGCAAGGAGTTCCAAGGAGCATCCGTGACAGCCATAGGAAAGTTCGTGACAGCCAGGATGGGCTTATTATTCAGAAGAATTTGGCCCTCTACTTTTCTGGTGGAGACAGTCAAGAGCTGAAGTTGAGGGTCACCGGCCGTATATGGAAAGAAGAATGA